The DNA region AACATGCTCCCGTCCATGTGTGCTCCTCCAATGATGCAGCTTAGAAGCCAGGCCTTTTTCCAATTCCTAGAGCTTTGGGTGCTATGTCTAAAAGAGGGCCCAAAGCATTAGGTGCAAACTTTCTTGCAAATAGGAAGCAAAGAGAAGATGGCTGGTTATTATAAAGACATTTCTGATCCTGCAAAATTTTCTTGAAGAATTCCTCTTTGATGTCATCCTTCCCAAAGGTAGCTGGGTGAGCACCACCCCTTGACCAGTCCACATAAGTGAGGCTTCTATTTGCCAAAAGATGAGGAGTATTAATTGTTAACATTGTCTGAAAATAGTGCTCATCAACATAACATTTGTGTGGTCTGCAGAATTCTTTGAGCTTAGGATAGTAAGTTCTGTCTTCAACTATCCTAAGAGCTAGTTCTCGTTTAATTTCAAACCACTGAGAGCCCTTTCGCCAGTCACTCACGTTGATCTCAGGTGCCATGTTTCCATCATACCGGCCTCTCCCATAAGGACCAGGTTCATCAACTGCACCCATAAAGCTATATCTTGAGTGTGCTATGTAACGGTACACAATGCTGAAGTTTTGGAGGGGAATGCAGGACTCCGATAAGAGGATAAACCATTCATTTGAGATATCAAGCAATGCATTAGCCAGAAGTCTTCTTTCAGCATCACACATACTCATCATTCCCCACTctgccacctgtgaaggtgaaggagaaggctggttagaaatttctaaaaaataaaaatacaaaatcttTAACCTTAAACCTATTCTTGGTCTAACAGTCAcattatcaaaattgaaaaccatTGCACAATTCATTGAGCACATCAAGGAGCAGGAGttgatattttgtttggttTTAGAAGCATATTCTCCCAATGAATTGGtggataataagaaaaaatcataCAATAACAGCATGTTTGATTGCCGAGTGTAAGTTATTTCATAATTTCCCCAAGCTTCTATgcatcacacacacacagagcAATTCTCATGTCCCAGTTTTCTAGTCTAACAATTATCATAACATGAATTCCCAACCTTCCCCCCTTGTAACAATTTACATACCATCCAATTTCAGAAACGTATGTTTTATTTCCATTTGCCATCAAGAAAACCATAGACCACCAGTGTTATCTGCATTTCAATGTGTTcttctaaattatttattaagtaGGCTTTCAAACCAAGTCTGATGATCAAAAATCTATCACCAGCATTAATGACTCAATGCTGTTTTTTGtagtttgtaaaaataaaatgctgGCAAACTGAATCTATTAACCAAAAGTCTTcattgattataattttaattcatgaaAAGAAGTTacaactacaataataaaggGTACAAAACCTATTAAAACATGCACACCTCAGCAGATAGTAATTATGATGATTAGTTTCCATATTTAAGTATCATTAGGAGTCTATTTATTAATCAGTATGAATAAGGGTTAGTGTCTTAGCCTTTTGAATAAGATCATTGCATCAAATCATATTCATAATTCAAGGATATtatgtttttctcttctctccttTCTATCTTAAAATCTTGTAACTTCAACACAATTAACATTTGTTTGACATAAAAAGCATGACATAGTGGAGGTGGTTTTTAGGCTCTTACATTGAGATTTGTTACTTACTGACCCTAAATGACACAAAGGAATGGTATCTGACCTTCATTTATTATGACCATAATTAACACCAATCATAAAATTCCACAATAATATAAGGGCGGATgggttgaaagttgaaacaccAACAAATAAATGGCACTGCTATGGCCTGTGGCTCATAATATAGAATTTGGATGGCAAAACATGCCAATGAACAATTGAAAACATGGAAATCCATAAAGATAATGCTATTTTCCTGATGAATACATATAGCACCTAACACCATGAGACATTTAAAGCCAAATTTACATAGAATAAAGCTAGATTATACCTGGCTTGGGATCTGTCTCCTGTAAAAGACTGATGATGGTGGAAAATCAGCATTATAAGATGGCAGCAAATGAACATAGATTGAATAAAGCCTTGCGTGCCCTTTAAAGAACTTCTCCCAGAGTGGTGCCATTGGCAAGGGTCCCTTAGTCAAGAACATGAAGGCAATCTTGGGAGTTCTTTTAAAAGGATAACTCTTGATCCTTGGAACAAAAGAAGCTCGCCAAAAGAGTTCGGTGTCATTCATGGCATGCAGCAAATTGGACCGAGGCATAGTCCAACTTTCTATGTTTGCCGGCTGCTCAAAGCAAGGCTTAAACGAAGACTGTAGCAAAGCCACATTATGAATGCCAAAATGTCTAATCATGTACATGCTAAGAAACGAAGCACCTAGGCCAATAACCAAAAAGGCCAAGAAGAACTGCAGAAGTCTCAAAGGGAAGGGCCTAGAGGGAGTAGTCCTTAATCCAGCAGGGTCCTTCCCTTCCTCCAACCTAGACTGCATGGTTTTTCCTCTGCTCTCTATCAATCAAACTTAGATTCTGGGTACTCGTGTTCCTTCACACATAATCAAATCTCACAAACACCTAATATGCATCAAAAACCTCACTTTTCTATGCAAAACCAAATCAAAACAAACGTGTCACACTATTCTAATTTCTACCACATGGGAGGATCATTCCTTCTTTGTTGGGAGAACTAATCACAATCCATATCAAATAACAGATCAAAACACCAAACTAAGCACGAGATCACATCAAACAACTAGAGAAAATCAGCTCCCCACAAAACCAACAATGCTCATACTGTTCAAAAACCagaaagttatgacttttgaacgAATCAAAAAGTGTGGTTTCCCGTTTTCTCGGCAAAGGGTGGGAACGGCATTGAAGGGTGGATTAGAGAgggaagaaaaacaagaaacaataaGCAGAGAAGCGTGAGAAACGCATTACCATGATGCCATGTTGAAAACAAAAGCCAGTTATATATACACAATTCGCATCAAtggcaaagaaaaagaagtttgaGGAACAAAGTGCTGAATCCCTTCACACTTTTTCTCCCTTACTCTTGAATTGCGCCAGATTTCAATGGAAGTGGGAATTGTGCTATCCCTGCAATCTCTACTCTTTCATTCTCATCATCACTGTGCAAAAAGCGTGCCAAGTGGTGCTTCTAATTTTTcactttctgtttttgtttttacgCTTTGAATGGAGCCTCAGTTAAAGAAAGTTGAAACGGGTACtccaaggagagaaaaaaacaaaacaaaacaaaacaaacagtAGCATATGATTAGTGTTAACTATTAACCTGAGATTGAGTTTcattttatagatttttgtCTGTTGTCTTCTGAGTTTAGGTTGCTGCTGTCGCTTTGGGTTTGGTTGGGTTCGGCCCACACCATTGCCGTTGTTTTCTACTTCTTAGTGTCAACGCTAATGCATGGACACTTTAATATCATACAcacttatttgatatttttattattattttcatttttttcttttatatcacTATCGACTATTAAGTGTAAAAATATGGCATTTGGTTTGAGTGGAAGCGTGTTTGATATTCTTTAAATAAtatcttgaatttgaattttatagataaaaaaatattattagaagtgaagattttattaaaagtagccaattatattctttattaaaaattaatcattaataacattgataaatattttacatcaatattatgatgataaaaaaaatattactataaaGTATGTGAATCAACTtgtaacataaaatatataattatctcTTGACATTATATTGATATGAAAAAAACTAAacttaaatcttttaaataaagtCTTTATTTCGAGTTTcatcaacataaaaaatattaaaaaaatctcattaaaaattatcagttaattttttttaaaaaaatattcataaaaaattataaatatttcaaaaatataatataataaaaaatactattatatttttttttaatctctctgAATCTAAATGAAACTTGAGGTAGCACAAACATTTTTACTCACATCTATATGTGATTTATTGTAGATGCAAGTGTCGGCGAGTTCATGTAAGTCATTATGTCTGTGTTCTTAGAATTTTCTACGAGCACATGTTAGTTGTAGAAAATTCCTCATTATACCCATATTGTAGTACTGCATAGTAATGTGATTTTCTTAATTgctttatttcattaatttgtcCTTTGATGGATGCAAGTTCTTTGGAGATGGGGCAGTTTCTAGAGAAAGTAAATTGTTGAAGGGTCAGTGTAGGGTTTTCCTTTGATTCTTGTTTTAATGTCTTTCAGAGCATTTTTCCCAATCATACTGTTTCAAGGTAGAATAATTCGTGGACCAGCAAACTTTTTCAGTCTATTAAGTATTCACCAAattactcttttcctttccTTCAACGTTTGGATTGTGGTGATGTTGGCAACTTTCAATTAAGAttcttggtaaaaaaaaaaaaacggccACAACATTATTTGCTTGTCCGTGTCAATTAATGCTTCAAGGATGCCCTTTTCTTAAAGCAGGCGAAAGTGTCTTTAGAATTTTTGTAAAATGAAATTACAGTATGTTTCACTATTTTAAAACAAGTAGGTTTAAAATTTCGCctacatttaaatatatatatatatatatatatatatatatatatatatatatatatatatatatatatatatatatatatatatatatatatatatttaattttaaatgccATTtcactttattaatatattttatttttttaataaaaatattaaaagataaaaacaaatagttgacgtgtttatttttatttttattaaatgatacatacatatttaaaacaaactaaGGCTcagtttttttatatcaatagaCTCAACTATTTAAATCAACCAATTTCAAGATTAGTAAGATTTACATTGATATctagtaaataatttatatacttgATTTAAACTCATGTCTTGCATGGTGTCTTaaccataaatataataattacaaagaccaatttttttattaattgtaattGTTCCATATATACATAGCAATATGCACTTTACTTCAAGGAATAATTCAATGTGAGTGTAGGATatctatttttgtaaaataattatcattaaaatcaacatataCTTATCATGCATAATGAGTTGTGGTTGGACAATGatggaaaattattttatactatctATATATAACTTATATTCTCATATTCAAATTATAGacattatgtttaaatttttggtgtaatgagaattttttttcaagcatTTTTAAataggaatgaaaaaaatgttatctagCTAGAAATTGAGTCATATGATATCCAAAGGGTTGGTGCATTGATGCAAGATTCTACTCGTTCACATGAATGAGAATCATATTTATATTCGATTGTGTAAAATTCTCTTAGATCAGCACCCATTATTGCAAGTGAAACTAGTCTCTGATccgatatattaaaaaatatttgtggtcTTTTGACTAAGAccaaaaaaatacttgtaattTTTGTTCTAAGGTTGCTCATAGCTTAGATGTTGGTGATTAAGGAATGATGGggttcaaaaaatattatgcaaataaatattatattatagagaaagaaaagataaaaattgtaagaagatgaaaaacatatggaatcattttttatatataaatttaactcGTGCTTTTAGTGTTTGGTGATAAgtaattatatatgtgtgtgtttttatttgttacacttttatgaaatgtaaaaattgaattttatggAAAGATAAGATCAATATGGAATGAAAAAATTTTTATGGagaaaatctttaattttactattgacttcatgaaaataaaaaagaagaaaaatatattataatttagtcATGGAAATTAAGCAAAAATGACTGTGTGGTGAAAATATCAAGAGCTAAATGGCATCTCCATACATATTATATACTttagaatttatatattatcatatataaatagatagatTTTTTACTTTCACACACCctacttttttacttttattttatttttgaaacttaCCCTTATTAaagtttttctcttaaaaataaaaaaaatataattgatgaatttttttagtaatgttTAGTAATTAAATTCTATATTTCATTACTATATATATTACGAAACTTGCActtgagaaaaattatttttatttagaaaaatattgaatatatatttaaaataaaatagaaacaaatgGTTATTTAGAAAAGGGAAGTTCATGCATTTCCTCTCTCCCTAgtttaaataataacaacatgGTGGATTATGACTCTTATTTGTATTgatcaaaatacaaaaaactattCAGGTGTGTAAACAATCAAAAGGGTCCACAATTCTACATTATTGCAAATGCGGTTCCCTTGCTCGAGTGTGTGATGTTGCTACTGTGGTCTGCATGAAACCTAGCAACTTATTTGTACAAGGCTGAGCAAGCTAGCTGCTAAGGTTTCTGCCTTTCTTCAAGTGGTTGGTACAAATACTTTTCTTTAGTCTCATGAATTTATGGTGTTGCTTCAGCTTCCTCCCAACCATGCATGTGCTTCTTCCTTAAAAATCCTCTAGTATTATTGTCAATAAATTACATTGCATGTATATTTATCAGGGAAAAATGGTTATAGATACAATGTTAAGAGTGTCAAACTAGAAATATCTGGAATTAACATACATGTCATGTCATGAGAGAAACTATGTCACTAGTTTACAAATGTTTcctttcttcttgtattgaCCTGAATATCCTTGCAGCTGATTCACTTGCTGTTTTTGGATTGTGAGGCATAGCTTTGATTACTCGTGGCCGATGTTCAACCTGTGTGTTTCTATCTTCTGATTGCCAAAATGTTGGTGCTAAAGGAAACAAAGGAAGTGCTTCTCCACTCATTCTCTTGGAAGGACTACTAGCTGTGCTTCTCTGAAGTTCCTTATCTTTCAGTGAGTGATGATAAGTTGAAATGTTTCTTGACATCATTTGACTTGTTGGGCTTGACATGTTAGATGAGCTTTGGTGCAATATGGCAGAATTGACTTCTCCACATGAATGGTGATTTTCAGGACCATTAGACTGCCCCATTTGCTCAATAGCTGAAGCTGATAAAGAAGATGGATGATTCATGAATGATGGTAACTGGGATAAAGATGAACCAGAAATGATTCCAAGCTTTTGGTGAGAACTTGGAGCAAGAGTTGCATCTGAAGAAGCATCCTTGCTTAGAGGATTGAAGCTCATTGTGCCACAAGAACCATATATGGGTGCCATGAAGCCTGCATTTGGAGGGCATGGCCCTATGATTGGTTTGTATACTAGGCCTTCAGATGGGGACATGACAGGAACTAGCCACTGGTTTCCTGGTGGAGGGTAGACATAGCTTGGGGGCTGTTTGGAATTTGAATCTGCAGAGCCTAATGCAAGGTTTCCTAAGTGATGGCCATAGTTTGGTAGTTGATTAGCATGGCCTTTGGTTATGTTGCTGATACAAGGAATTGGAATCTTCCCGACTGCACTGTTTGTAGCCTTCTCATCTGTATTGACCTTCACAGATTTATTGTCAAGTTTAACAACTGACGATGGTTTTTTGCCGGCAAAGTCGGATTGAAATTTCTGGGTTGTGGATGTTTTTTGTGGTGGCTTGTTATGTAAAAGGTTATCTTCAAGCAATATATGGGGTGAGCCTGCTATTAATCTTTGCACCTGCTTACAAGAAATGATTTAGTTACTCCTCATATTATGATGAGTGAAATTAAGGTGCATATATTTAATAGAACAAGCAGCCAAGAATATGTAGTCTGGCAATTACCTTTATCAGTCTATGCAACTCAGACACTTGCTTGACAAAGATTTTCTGTTGACTGAATAGAGCAATGTTGTCAGTATCAGGTCCAAGTagagatcaaaataaaaatttaaaaaatcaagggACGAAAAGTCCGCACTTCAAGAAATAGTTCACTAGATTCAATCTGCATTAAAATTTGAGAAATGCAAAGCTGTACGTTTGGAGGATGAATCTTGTCCAAGATTAAAAAACAGAGGAAAACTAATGAAAAATTGAGGTTTGGAACTCTTTTTCCGTTAATTCAAATGAGGTAAGCTTACTAATATTTGAAAAGGCTAGTTGATGCAAGAAGCAGTAAAATCCAAAAGTGACTTACCCAAAATAGGCTGTTCATAATCCATACTTTCAAACCAGAACTTATAGGGCATGTTATAATGCATGTCACGGATATTCAAACAAATTAAAGTGAATGTTGGTCTGTGGATTTCATCTATCGCTATGTAAGATTTGGCCATGGTCACTACTTGTGATGTTGAACCATCTACATCTGTAAGTTGCTATATTATTTTGTTGCATAAAGGTGAACCAAAATACAATGGATCACATTAAAAACCATGCACTAAAAGTCTAAAAGTTTGTCAGAAACTTAAAGAGATTATCTGTAAACAATAACAAACTGAGCATAGTTCAGTTGTAAATTTAAGTATAGCTTaa from Glycine soja cultivar W05 chromosome 8, ASM419377v2, whole genome shotgun sequence includes:
- the LOC114422353 gene encoding glycosyltransferase BC10-like; this encodes MQSRLEEGKDPAGLRTTPSRPFPLRLLQFFLAFLVIGLGASFLSMYMIRHFGIHNVALLQSSFKPCFEQPANIESWTMPRSNLLHAMNDTELFWRASFVPRIKSYPFKRTPKIAFMFLTKGPLPMAPLWEKFFKGHARLYSIYVHLLPSYNADFPPSSVFYRRQIPSQVAEWGMMSMCDAERRLLANALLDISNEWFILLSESCIPLQNFSIVYRYIAHSRYSFMGAVDEPGPYGRGRYDGNMAPEINVSDWRKGSQWFEIKRELALRIVEDRTYYPKLKEFCRPHKCYVDEHYFQTMLTINTPHLLANRSLTYVDWSRGGAHPATFGKDDIKEEFFKKILQDQKCLYNNQPSSLCFLFARKFAPNALGPLLDIAPKALGIGKRPGF